The following coding sequences lie in one Rhizobium rhododendri genomic window:
- a CDS encoding transglycosylase domain-containing protein — MAGKGRSGQRIEPSFAGKPDRDDDELTIDADDRIVGGSPAKGSGKAREKYPKGRKTARSGRGGVRNRPQRREGLGFIGLIRRLIYWCLVLALWGGIGVAGIVLYYGSRMPSASTWQIPARPPNVKINAMDGTSLANRGATGGEALALEDMSPFIPEAIVAIEDRRFYSHFGVDPIGLARAFTTNLLTGHTVQGGSTLTQQLAKNLFLSPDRTMERKVQEVLLALWLEHTYTKDQILAMYLNRVFFGSNAFGVEAASRRYFNKSARDVNLGEAAMLAGLVKAPSKLSPIRDPAAAHARQQVVLQAMRDQGYVTDADIKTALAAPPTRAKSFWNGAQNYAADMVMDQLPGLIGPIKEDVVVETTIDMAMEAKAEQALGDVLDHDGKKLDASQAALISVEGTGAIRAMVGGRDYAESQYNRAVTAKRQPGSAFKPFVYAAAMEMGLTPTSVRNDAPIKIGNWTPENYEQKYSGVVTLATALAHSLNTIAAQLVMEVGPPNVIKLAHRLGIDSELQDNASIALGTSEVSLLELTSSYAAFMNGGYKATPHVITKVTSASGKVLYTANFSDPPRVLSPSVVTNMNYMMEGVMASGTGKAARIPGWQTAGKSGTTQSFRDALFVGFTNDFTTGVWFGNDDGKSMKKVTGGSLPAKAWKEFMIAAHKGLTPAPLFGGGQVIDGSMPMAQSGGDAGDQSTISGIISGVLGGPTTGNIPPKTPANSPAGTYPPAPVNPAVSARPAAVPQQAPAAIANNDEPVDMPPVGPGADSNPYASQSPTPPADIGESPSDARPRRTTLLDYLMGR; from the coding sequence ATGGCAGGAAAAGGCAGATCAGGTCAGCGCATCGAACCGTCCTTCGCCGGCAAGCCCGACCGCGATGACGACGAGCTGACGATCGACGCCGACGATCGCATAGTCGGTGGCTCTCCCGCTAAGGGCTCCGGCAAGGCGCGCGAAAAATATCCCAAGGGTCGAAAGACTGCCCGGAGCGGGCGTGGCGGAGTCCGCAACAGACCGCAGCGCCGCGAAGGCCTTGGCTTCATCGGCCTTATCCGTCGGCTTATATACTGGTGTCTGGTGCTCGCCTTGTGGGGCGGCATCGGCGTTGCCGGCATCGTCCTCTACTATGGGTCGCGCATGCCGAGCGCCAGCACGTGGCAGATTCCGGCCCGCCCGCCCAACGTCAAGATAAACGCCATGGACGGGACGTCGCTCGCCAACCGCGGCGCCACCGGCGGCGAAGCCCTTGCCCTCGAGGACATGTCGCCCTTCATCCCCGAGGCCATCGTCGCCATCGAGGACCGGCGGTTCTATTCGCATTTCGGCGTCGACCCCATCGGCCTTGCCCGCGCGTTCACGACCAACCTGTTGACCGGCCACACGGTCCAGGGTGGGTCGACCCTCACGCAGCAACTCGCCAAGAACCTATTCCTGTCGCCCGACCGGACGATGGAGCGCAAGGTCCAGGAGGTGTTGCTCGCCCTCTGGCTGGAGCACACCTACACCAAGGACCAGATCCTTGCGATGTACCTCAACCGCGTGTTCTTCGGCTCGAATGCCTTTGGCGTCGAGGCCGCCTCGCGGCGCTATTTCAATAAATCTGCCCGTGATGTGAACCTTGGCGAAGCCGCGATGCTGGCCGGCCTCGTCAAGGCGCCCTCGAAACTGTCGCCGATCCGCGATCCAGCAGCAGCCCATGCTCGCCAGCAAGTCGTGCTGCAAGCGATGCGCGACCAGGGCTATGTCACGGACGCCGATATCAAGACGGCACTGGCAGCCCCTCCGACCCGGGCCAAGAGTTTCTGGAACGGCGCCCAGAATTATGCGGCCGACATGGTGATGGACCAGCTGCCGGGCCTGATCGGCCCGATCAAGGAAGATGTCGTCGTCGAGACCACGATCGACATGGCGATGGAGGCCAAGGCCGAGCAGGCGCTGGGCGATGTGCTCGATCACGATGGCAAGAAGCTCGATGCCTCGCAGGCAGCGTTGATCTCTGTGGAAGGAACAGGCGCTATCCGCGCCATGGTCGGCGGTCGCGACTATGCTGAAAGCCAGTACAACCGAGCCGTCACCGCCAAGCGCCAGCCGGGGTCGGCCTTCAAGCCATTCGTATACGCTGCGGCGATGGAAATGGGCCTGACGCCGACATCCGTGCGCAATGATGCGCCCATCAAGATCGGCAACTGGACGCCGGAAAACTACGAGCAGAAATATTCCGGCGTCGTGACGCTGGCGACTGCCCTCGCCCATTCTCTCAACACCATCGCAGCGCAGCTGGTGATGGAGGTCGGCCCGCCGAACGTGATCAAGCTCGCCCATCGCCTCGGCATCGATTCAGAACTGCAGGACAATGCCTCGATCGCGCTTGGAACATCCGAAGTGTCGCTGCTGGAGCTGACATCGTCCTACGCCGCCTTCATGAACGGTGGTTACAAGGCCACGCCGCACGTCATCACCAAGGTGACGTCTGCCTCCGGCAAGGTGCTTTATACCGCGAACTTCAGCGATCCGCCCCGCGTCCTCAGCCCGAGCGTCGTTACCAACATGAACTACATGATGGAAGGCGTCATGGCATCGGGCACCGGCAAGGCGGCCCGGATTCCAGGCTGGCAGACGGCCGGCAAGTCCGGCACGACGCAATCCTTCCGCGACGCGCTGTTCGTAGGCTTCACCAACGACTTTACGACAGGCGTCTGGTTTGGCAACGACGACGGCAAGTCGATGAAAAAGGTCACCGGCGGCAGCCTGCCGGCAAAGGCGTGGAAGGAATTCATGATCGCAGCCCACAAGGGCCTGACGCCAGCACCGCTGTTCGGCGGCGGCCAGGTGATCGACGGCAGCATGCCGATGGCGCAGTCCGGCGGCGATGCCGGCGACCAGTCTACGATCTCGGGCATCATCTCCGGGGTGCTCGGCGGCCCCACAACCGGCAACATTCCTCCGAAGACGCCAGCGAATTCTCCAGCCGGCACCTATCCTCCGGCGCCGGTCAATCCGGCAGTGTCGGCAAGACCCGCTGCTGTGCCCCAGCAGGCACCGGCTGCTATCGCCAACAACGACGAGCCTGTCGACATGCCGCCGGTCGGACCCGGCGCGGACAGCAACCCCTATGCCTCGCAAAGCCCGACACCGCCTGCCGATATCGGCGAATCGCCGTCCGATGCGCGACCTCGCCGAACCACGTTGCTCGACTATCTCATGGGCCGATAA
- the dnaK gene encoding molecular chaperone DnaK codes for MAKVIGIDLGTTNSCVSVMDGKDAKVIENAEGARTTPSMVAFSEDGERLVGQPAKRQAVTNPTNTLFAVKRLIGRRFEDPTVGKDKDLVPFNIVKGDNGDAWVEANGKGYSPAQISAMILQKMKETAEAYLGEKVTQAVITVPAYFNDAQRQATKDAGRIAGLEVLRIINEPTAAALAYGLDKKEGKTIAVYDLGGGTFDISILEIGDGVFEVKSTNGDTFLGGEDFDMRLVEYLAAEFKKDNGIDLKGDKLALQRLKEAAEKAKIELSSSQQTEINLPFITADATGPKHLTLKLTRAKLESLVDDLVQRTVAPCKAALKDAGVTAAEIDEVVLVGGMSRMPKVQEIVKQLFGKEPHKGVNPDEVVAMGAAIQGGVLQGDVKDVLLLDVTPLSLGIETLGGVFTRLIERNTTIPTKKSQTFSTADDNQSAVTIRVSQGEREMAQDNKLLGQFDLVGLPPAPRGVPQIEVTFDIDANGIVQVSAKDKGTGKEQQIRIQASGGLSDAEIEKMVKDAEANAETDKKRRDGVEAKNQAESLIHSSEKSLKDFGDKVSEADRTAIADAIAALKSATEASEPDAEDIKAKTQTLMEASMKLGQAIYEAQQGGDEAAAAADAARHSAADDHVVDADYEEIKDDKKSA; via the coding sequence ATGGCAAAAGTAATTGGTATCGACCTTGGAACGACGAATTCCTGCGTATCCGTCATGGACGGGAAGGACGCCAAGGTCATCGAGAACGCAGAAGGCGCGCGTACGACCCCATCGATGGTGGCTTTCTCCGAAGACGGCGAACGCCTCGTCGGTCAGCCGGCCAAGCGCCAGGCGGTGACCAACCCAACGAACACACTCTTCGCTGTCAAGCGCCTGATCGGCCGCCGCTTCGAAGATCCGACTGTTGGCAAGGACAAGGACCTCGTCCCTTTCAATATCGTCAAGGGCGATAATGGCGACGCATGGGTCGAAGCCAACGGCAAGGGCTATTCCCCTGCACAGATTTCCGCGATGATCCTTCAGAAGATGAAGGAAACGGCTGAAGCCTATCTCGGCGAGAAGGTCACCCAGGCCGTCATCACCGTACCAGCCTACTTCAACGACGCGCAGCGTCAGGCCACCAAGGATGCAGGCCGCATCGCCGGTCTCGAAGTGCTGCGCATCATCAACGAGCCGACGGCAGCAGCACTTGCCTACGGTCTCGACAAGAAGGAAGGCAAGACCATTGCCGTCTACGACTTGGGTGGTGGTACCTTCGATATCTCGATCCTCGAAATCGGTGATGGCGTCTTCGAAGTGAAGTCGACCAACGGCGACACCTTCCTCGGCGGCGAAGACTTCGACATGCGCCTGGTTGAATATCTGGCAGCCGAGTTCAAGAAGGACAACGGCATCGACCTGAAGGGCGACAAGCTTGCACTGCAGCGCCTGAAGGAAGCCGCTGAAAAAGCCAAGATCGAGTTGTCGTCGTCGCAGCAGACTGAAATCAACCTGCCCTTCATCACCGCCGACGCAACCGGCCCGAAGCACCTGACGCTGAAGCTGACCCGCGCCAAACTTGAAAGCCTGGTCGACGATCTGGTCCAGCGTACAGTTGCGCCATGCAAGGCAGCCCTTAAGGATGCCGGCGTAACCGCAGCCGAGATCGACGAAGTCGTTCTGGTCGGCGGCATGAGCCGCATGCCGAAGGTTCAGGAAATCGTCAAGCAGCTGTTCGGCAAGGAGCCTCACAAGGGCGTCAACCCAGACGAAGTCGTTGCCATGGGCGCGGCCATCCAGGGCGGCGTTCTGCAGGGCGACGTCAAGGACGTCCTGCTGCTCGACGTGACGCCGCTGTCGCTCGGCATCGAAACTCTCGGCGGCGTGTTCACGCGCCTCATCGAGCGTAACACGACTATCCCGACGAAGAAGAGCCAGACCTTCTCGACCGCAGACGACAACCAGTCGGCCGTGACGATCCGCGTTTCCCAGGGCGAACGCGAAATGGCGCAGGACAACAAGCTGCTCGGCCAGTTCGACCTCGTCGGCCTGCCGCCAGCTCCGCGCGGCGTCCCGCAGATCGAAGTCACCTTCGATATCGACGCCAACGGCATCGTCCAGGTTTCGGCCAAGGACAAGGGCACCGGCAAGGAACAGCAGATCCGCATCCAGGCCTCGGGCGGTCTGTCCGACGCCGAGATCGAGAAGATGGTCAAGGACGCCGAAGCCAACGCCGAGACCGACAAGAAGCGTCGTGACGGCGTAGAAGCCAAGAACCAGGCCGAAAGCCTGATCCACTCCAGCGAGAAGTCGCTGAAGGACTTTGGCGACAAGGTTTCGGAAGCCGACCGCACGGCGATTGCCGACGCGATTGCGGCGCTGAAGAGTGCAACCGAAGCCTCCGAGCCGGACGCCGAGGACATCAAGGCGAAGACCCAGACTTTGATGGAAGCGTCCATGAAGCTCGGCCAGGCGATCTACGAAGCTCAGCAGGGTGGCGATGAGGCCGCAGCAGCAGCCGATGCCGCTAGGCACTCTGCCGCTGACGACCACGTCGTCGACGCCGACTACGAGGAAATCAAGGACGACAAGAAGTCCGCATAA
- the dnaJ gene encoding molecular chaperone DnaJ, with protein MAKADYYEILGVSRSADDKELKSAFRKLAMVHHPDKNPGDHEAERKFKELNEAYEMLKDPQKRAAYDRYGHAAFEHGGMGNAGGGMGGGGGFSDIFEDIFGEMMGGGRQRQRSSGGRERGADLRYNMEISLEEAFAGKTAQIRVPTSITCDVCSGSGAKPGTQPKTCSTCQGSGRVRAAQGFFSIERTCPTCHGRGQIIPDPCTKCQGQGRVTEERSLSVNIPAGIEDGTRIRLQGEGEAGTRGGPAGDLYMFLSVKPHEFFQRDGADLYCAVPISMTTAALGGTIDVATLDGTKSRVTVPEGTQAGKQFRLKAKGMPVLRSAQVGDLYIQVQIETPQKLTKRQRELLQEFEQISSQDNNPESTGFFARMKDFFDTLSE; from the coding sequence ATGGCTAAAGCAGACTATTACGAAATTCTCGGTGTCTCGCGCTCTGCGGACGACAAAGAGCTCAAATCTGCGTTTCGCAAATTGGCAATGGTGCATCACCCCGACAAGAACCCGGGTGATCACGAAGCCGAGCGCAAGTTCAAGGAATTGAACGAAGCCTACGAGATGCTGAAGGACCCGCAGAAGCGGGCAGCCTATGATCGATACGGCCACGCGGCCTTTGAACATGGCGGCATGGGCAATGCTGGCGGCGGCATGGGCGGCGGCGGCGGTTTCTCCGATATCTTCGAAGACATCTTCGGCGAAATGATGGGTGGCGGGCGCCAGCGCCAGCGCTCGTCCGGCGGACGCGAACGCGGGGCCGATCTTCGCTACAACATGGAAATCTCGCTTGAGGAAGCCTTTGCCGGCAAGACCGCGCAGATCCGTGTTCCGACCTCCATTACCTGCGACGTCTGTTCGGGCTCGGGCGCCAAGCCCGGCACCCAGCCAAAAACCTGCTCGACCTGCCAGGGATCCGGTCGCGTGCGCGCAGCCCAGGGCTTCTTCTCGATCGAACGTACCTGCCCGACCTGCCACGGGCGCGGCCAGATCATTCCCGACCCCTGCACCAAGTGCCAGGGCCAGGGTCGCGTTACCGAAGAGCGCTCGCTGTCGGTCAACATTCCGGCCGGTATCGAGGACGGCACCCGCATCCGCCTGCAGGGCGAAGGGGAAGCCGGCACCCGTGGCGGCCCGGCCGGCGACCTCTACATGTTCCTGTCGGTCAAGCCGCACGAATTCTTCCAGCGCGACGGGGCTGACCTCTATTGCGCCGTGCCGATTTCCATGACGACCGCAGCACTCGGCGGCACGATCGACGTTGCGACCCTCGATGGTACCAAGTCGCGGGTCACCGTTCCAGAGGGCACGCAGGCCGGCAAGCAATTCCGGCTTAAGGCCAAGGGCATGCCCGTTCTTCGCTCGGCCCAGGTGGGCGACCTCTACATCCAGGTGCAGATCGAAACTCCGCAGAAGCTCACCAAGCGTCAGCGCGAGCTGCTGCAGGAATTCGAACAGATCTCTTCACAGGATAACAATCCCGAATCGACAGGCTTCTTCGCCCGCATGAAGGATTTCTTCGACACCCTCAGCGAGTAG
- a CDS encoding SAM-dependent methyltransferase, with the protein MFPLSHMMKAFIRKGRLTVIDADGKRHVFSGTEGPHVTMRLTDRKLYRTLVFNAELAAGEAYMDGTMRFEEGSTLRDFLTLFSINRLSLGSYPIQKVLRAIKMRFRKRQQSNRKGQAQQNVAHHYDIGNEFYKLFLDENMLYSCAYFREPGETLEQAQRNKLRLLASKLGLKPGMKVLDIGCGWGDLALYLAKLEDIEVLGVTLSREQQALATERARKAGLGDRVTFELRDYRDVIGSFDRIVSVGMFEHVGVHHYDEFFAKLNSLMPDDGVAVLHSIGHMSPPGMASAWLRKYIFPGAYSPALSEVFEVVERNSLWVTDLEFLRVHYATTLQHWASRFETNRDKVVALYDERFARMWEFYLISAEMMFRTGSQLVFHMQLSRSRDAAPIVRDYITDQQRAYIEKEKTLDMTV; encoded by the coding sequence ATGTTTCCGCTTTCGCATATGATGAAGGCTTTCATTCGCAAGGGCCGGCTGACGGTCATCGACGCAGACGGCAAGCGCCACGTATTTTCCGGCACCGAAGGCCCCCACGTCACGATGAGGCTGACGGACAGAAAACTCTACAGGACACTGGTCTTTAATGCCGAGCTGGCTGCCGGCGAGGCCTATATGGACGGTACCATGCGCTTCGAGGAAGGATCGACATTGCGCGACTTCCTCACGCTGTTCTCGATCAACCGCCTGTCGCTGGGCTCCTATCCGATCCAGAAGGTGCTGCGTGCTATCAAGATGAGGTTCCGCAAGCGCCAGCAGTCGAACAGGAAGGGCCAGGCGCAACAGAACGTCGCCCACCACTACGATATCGGAAACGAGTTTTACAAACTCTTCCTCGACGAAAACATGCTCTATTCCTGCGCCTATTTCCGCGAGCCTGGCGAAACGCTGGAGCAGGCGCAGCGCAACAAGCTCAGGCTGCTGGCCAGCAAGCTCGGTCTGAAACCAGGCATGAAAGTCCTCGATATCGGCTGCGGCTGGGGCGATCTGGCGCTTTATCTCGCCAAGCTGGAAGACATCGAGGTTCTCGGCGTCACCCTTTCCCGCGAACAGCAGGCACTTGCCACCGAGCGGGCACGCAAGGCAGGCCTTGGCGACCGCGTCACGTTCGAGCTTCGCGACTACCGCGATGTCATCGGGTCTTTCGATCGCATCGTCTCGGTCGGCATGTTCGAGCACGTCGGCGTCCATCATTACGACGAGTTCTTTGCCAAGCTGAATTCGCTGATGCCGGATGACGGTGTCGCCGTGCTGCACTCCATCGGCCATATGAGCCCACCCGGCATGGCCAGCGCCTGGCTGCGCAAATACATCTTCCCCGGCGCCTATTCGCCGGCGCTGTCGGAAGTGTTCGAGGTCGTCGAGCGCAACAGCCTGTGGGTGACCGACCTCGAATTCCTGCGCGTGCATTACGCGACGACGCTGCAGCATTGGGCATCCCGCTTCGAGACCAACCGCGACAAGGTGGTGGCCCTCTATGACGAGCGTTTCGCCCGGATGTGGGAATTCTATCTGATCAGCGCCGAGATGATGTTCCGCACGGGAAGCCAGCTCGTGTTTCACATGCAGCTATCCCGCTCCCGCGATGCCGCCCCGATCGTCCGCGACTATATCACCGACCAGCAGCGAGCCTACATCGAGAAGGAGAAGACGCTCGATATGACCGTTTAG
- a CDS encoding metal/formaldehyde-sensitive transcriptional repressor, with the protein MSHTIREKQKLINRVRRIRGQMEGVERMLEDEKGCEEVMQLIAGVRGAINGLMGEVMEDHIRMHLAAADLRQAEREEGAAELIDVVRTYLK; encoded by the coding sequence ATGAGCCATACGATCCGTGAAAAGCAGAAACTCATCAACCGGGTTCGGCGTATCCGCGGCCAGATGGAAGGCGTCGAACGGATGCTGGAGGACGAAAAGGGCTGCGAAGAGGTGATGCAGCTGATCGCGGGCGTGCGCGGTGCGATCAATGGTCTGATGGGCGAGGTGATGGAAGATCACATCCGCATGCATCTTGCGGCAGCGGACCTCCGCCAAGCGGAGCGCGAGGAAGGCGCGGCGGAACTCATCGATGTCGTGCGCACCTATCTGAAATAG
- the dmeF gene encoding CDF family Co(II)/Ni(II) efflux transporter DmeF: protein MTLSHDHCRTLGAAHDHLFLGENHARNERRTWLVIAITASMMVIEIVAGNMFGSMALVADGWHMSTHAAAMLIAALAYLYARRHANNRRFSFGTGKLGDLAGFASAVVLALIALMIAWESFLRLRSPVSINFQEAIFVAVVGLLVNIVCAWLLRDDHHHAHGRHHAHDHGAHHDDHHGHGGKDQNLRAAYVHVLADALTSVLAIGALVLGSIYGWLWLDPAIGIVGGIVIARWSWVLVRDSGRVLLDYQSDDEDLPEEIKDIMTREGVEILDLHVWQLGPGHHGAIVSIVADHPHAPSYYREKLAAIHDLSHVTVEVEARAA from the coding sequence ATGACCCTGTCGCACGATCACTGCCGCACGTTGGGCGCTGCCCATGACCATTTGTTTCTCGGTGAAAACCATGCTCGCAACGAGCGTCGCACCTGGCTCGTCATTGCCATCACGGCATCGATGATGGTGATCGAGATCGTTGCCGGGAATATGTTCGGCTCGATGGCGCTGGTGGCGGATGGCTGGCATATGTCCACGCATGCTGCAGCCATGCTGATCGCCGCGCTGGCCTACCTTTACGCCCGCAGGCACGCCAATAACCGGCGGTTTTCCTTCGGCACCGGCAAGCTCGGCGACCTCGCAGGCTTTGCCAGCGCGGTTGTGCTGGCGCTGATTGCGTTGATGATTGCGTGGGAAAGTTTCTTGCGGCTGCGATCGCCGGTTTCCATCAACTTCCAGGAGGCGATCTTCGTTGCCGTGGTCGGCCTGCTCGTCAATATCGTCTGCGCGTGGCTTCTTAGGGACGATCACCATCATGCCCATGGTCGCCACCATGCCCATGATCATGGCGCACATCACGACGATCATCACGGACATGGGGGCAAGGACCAGAACCTGCGCGCCGCCTATGTCCATGTGCTGGCGGATGCGCTGACATCCGTTCTGGCGATAGGCGCGCTCGTGCTTGGCAGCATTTATGGCTGGCTCTGGCTCGACCCGGCCATCGGCATCGTCGGCGGTATCGTTATTGCGCGCTGGTCCTGGGTGCTTGTTCGCGACAGCGGACGTGTTCTGCTCGATTACCAGAGCGATGACGAGGACCTGCCGGAGGAGATCAAGGACATCATGACCCGCGAGGGGGTGGAGATCCTCGATCTACACGTCTGGCAGCTCGGGCCCGGCCACCACGGCGCCATCGTTTCGATCGTCGCCGATCACCCGCACGCGCCGTCTTACTACCGTGAAAAACTGGCTGCGATCCACGATCTTTCGCATGTGACGGTTGAGGTCGAAGCCCGTGCGGCCTGA
- a CDS encoding SRPBCC family protein gives MPNSVNLHRVLATSPDKVYRAFLEADALAKWLPPNGFACTVHHLEPRVGGSFRLSFRNFSSGKSISFGGEYRELVENQRLRYTDSFEDPSRPGEMEVTVVLKTVSVGTELVIVQAGIPDVIPVEMCYLGWQESLRNLAKLVEPDIAD, from the coding sequence ATGCCGAATAGTGTAAATCTGCACCGTGTGCTGGCGACCAGCCCGGACAAAGTCTATCGCGCCTTTCTCGAAGCGGACGCGCTGGCAAAGTGGCTCCCGCCCAATGGCTTTGCTTGCACGGTGCATCACCTTGAGCCGCGCGTTGGCGGTAGCTTCAGGCTATCCTTTCGCAATTTCTCAAGCGGCAAAAGCATCAGCTTCGGTGGCGAATACAGAGAACTGGTTGAAAATCAGCGGCTTCGTTACACGGACAGTTTCGAAGATCCAAGCCGGCCCGGCGAGATGGAGGTCACTGTCGTCTTGAAGACTGTGTCCGTCGGCACCGAACTGGTGATCGTTCAGGCAGGCATTCCCGACGTCATTCCGGTCGAGATGTGCTATCTCGGCTGGCAGGAATCCCTTCGTAATCTGGCAAAGCTCGTTGAACCCGATATCGCCGATTAG
- the recF gene encoding DNA replication/repair protein RecF (All proteins in this family for which functions are known are DNA-binding proteins that assist the filamentation of RecA onto DNA for the initiation of recombination or recombinational repair.) translates to MPHKVSLSRLKLTDFRNYAAAALDLDGRHVVLTGNNGAGKTNLMEAVSLLSPGRGLRRASYGDITRVGAANGFSIFAEIEGMDGGVEIGTGVDTTDETAVRRLRINGTTARTVDELTDHLRVAWLTPAMDGLFTGGSSDRRRFLDRLVLSLDPAHGRRATDFERAMRSRNRLLSEGRFDPAWLSGIEQQMASLGIAMAIAREEMLGLLSGLIDASREATPFPSASLTLSGFLDGGLDGPAVDLEDRYADMLRDSRCRDAGAGRTLDGPHRADLKVRHLEKDMDAGRCSTGEQKALLVGLVLAHARLVGNLTGHAPVLLLDEIAAHLDENRRAALFDLIDGLGGQAFMTGTDRGMFSALGERAQFLGVDHGAVQP, encoded by the coding sequence ATGCCGCATAAGGTCTCTCTCTCGCGCCTGAAACTGACCGACTTCCGCAACTATGCGGCAGCGGCGCTGGATCTGGACGGGCGGCACGTCGTGCTGACCGGCAATAACGGGGCCGGCAAGACGAACCTGATGGAAGCAGTATCGCTGCTGTCGCCGGGCCGCGGCCTCAGGCGCGCCTCCTATGGGGATATCACCCGGGTCGGGGCGGCCAATGGCTTCTCCATCTTTGCGGAAATTGAGGGTATGGACGGCGGTGTCGAGATCGGCACCGGCGTCGATACCACGGACGAGACAGCAGTCCGCCGCCTGCGTATCAACGGCACCACGGCCAGAACCGTCGACGAATTGACCGACCACCTGCGCGTCGCCTGGCTGACGCCTGCCATGGATGGACTTTTTACCGGCGGCTCCTCCGATCGCCGGCGTTTTCTCGACCGGCTGGTCCTGTCGCTCGATCCGGCACATGGCCGCAGGGCCACCGATTTCGAGCGCGCCATGCGCAGCCGCAACCGCCTGCTCTCCGAAGGTCGTTTCGACCCTGCCTGGCTTTCCGGCATCGAGCAGCAGATGGCAAGCCTCGGGATTGCGATGGCGATTGCCCGCGAGGAGATGCTCGGACTGCTGTCGGGCCTGATCGACGCCAGCCGCGAGGCGACCCCCTTTCCCTCGGCCTCCCTCACCCTCTCCGGTTTTCTCGATGGCGGGCTTGATGGCCCCGCCGTCGATCTCGAGGACCGCTATGCCGACATGCTGCGCGACAGCCGCTGCCGCGACGCCGGCGCAGGACGAACATTGGATGGGCCGCACCGCGCCGACCTCAAGGTTCGCCATCTCGAAAAAGACATGGACGCCGGGCGCTGCTCGACCGGTGAACAGAAGGCTCTGCTGGTCGGTCTCGTGCTGGCGCATGCCCGACTGGTCGGCAATTTGACAGGCCACGCGCCCGTGTTGCTGCTCGACGAGATTGCCGCCCATCTCGATGAAAACCGCCGGGCGGCGCTGTTCGACCTGATCGACGGTCTCGGCGGCCAGGCCTTCATGACCGGCACCGACCGGGGCATGTTTTCGGCGCTCGGTGAGCGCGCCCAGTTCCTGGGCGTCGATCACGGTGCCGTCCAGCCATGA
- a CDS encoding molybdopterin-synthase adenylyltransferase MoeB encodes MEPLNPDEIERYRRHILLPEIGGAGQQKLKAARILVIGAGGLGAPVLQYLAAAGIGTLGIADDDRVSLSNLQRQVIHDTGTIGELKTQSAADAIARLNPHIRTIRFEERFAAETAMRQLAGFDLVVDGSDNFDTRYAAADAAHTAGKPLVSGAVGRFDGSLTVLKPYETGPDGRLNPTYRDLFPAPPPEGLIPSCAEAGIIGALTGVIGTLMATEAIKLVTGIGEPLIGRLLLYDALAARFDTIRYARRTKPAKVGGTAGS; translated from the coding sequence ATGGAACCCTTGAACCCCGATGAAATCGAGCGCTACCGCCGCCATATCCTGCTGCCCGAGATCGGCGGCGCCGGCCAGCAGAAGCTGAAGGCAGCCCGTATCCTGGTCATCGGCGCCGGTGGCCTCGGGGCGCCGGTGCTGCAATATCTGGCCGCCGCCGGCATCGGCACGCTCGGCATCGCCGACGACGACCGCGTATCGCTGTCGAACCTGCAGCGCCAGGTGATCCACGACACCGGTACCATCGGCGAACTGAAGACGCAAAGTGCCGCTGACGCCATCGCGCGGCTGAACCCCCATATCCGCACCATCCGCTTCGAGGAGCGGTTTGCAGCCGAGACGGCAATGCGGCAACTCGCCGGCTTCGACCTCGTGGTCGACGGCTCCGACAATTTCGATACCCGCTATGCGGCTGCTGACGCCGCACATACCGCCGGCAAGCCGCTCGTTTCCGGTGCCGTCGGCCGCTTCGACGGATCGCTGACCGTGTTGAAGCCCTATGAAACCGGCCCTGACGGCCGTCTCAACCCGACCTACCGCGATTTGTTTCCAGCCCCGCCACCGGAGGGCCTGATCCCCTCCTGCGCCGAGGCCGGCATCATAGGCGCGCTCACCGGCGTCATCGGCACGCTGATGGCGACGGAAGCCATCAAGCTCGTTACTGGCATCGGAGAACCGCTGATCGGCCGGCTGCTGCTCTACGACGCGCTTGCTGCAAGGTTCGACACCATCCGTTATGCAAGGCGCACCAAGCCGGCTAAGGTGGGTGGCACCGCTGGATCATGA